A portion of the Thalassotalea sp. LPB0316 genome contains these proteins:
- a CDS encoding succinate dehydrogenase iron-sulfur subunit, which produces MKQLFSVYRYNPDVDNAPYMKDYELEIQEGSDMMVLDALILLKEQDPTLSFRRSCREGVCGSDGLNMNGKNGLACITPLSELKASKIVIRPLPGLPVIRDLVIDMSQFYSQYEKIKPYLINDGKEQPAREHIQSIEERDKLDGLYECILCACCSTSCPSFWWNPDKFIGPAGLLHAYRFLIDSRDTATEERLDGLQDAYSVFRCHGIMNCVDVCPKGLNPTKAIGHIKSMLLKRAV; this is translated from the coding sequence ATGAAACAGTTATTTTCAGTTTACCGTTACAACCCTGATGTTGATAATGCGCCTTACATGAAAGACTACGAGCTTGAAATCCAAGAAGGCTCAGATATGATGGTGTTAGATGCCTTGATCTTGTTAAAAGAGCAAGACCCGACGTTATCATTCCGTCGTTCATGTCGTGAAGGTGTTTGTGGTTCAGACGGCTTAAACATGAATGGTAAAAATGGCTTAGCGTGTATCACGCCATTATCGGAACTAAAAGCGAGCAAAATCGTTATACGTCCATTGCCAGGTTTGCCAGTAATTCGTGACTTAGTAATTGATATGTCTCAATTCTACAGTCAATATGAAAAAATTAAGCCATACTTGATTAACGATGGTAAAGAGCAGCCAGCTCGTGAACATATTCAGTCAATTGAAGAGCGTGATAAGTTAGACGGTCTTTACGAGTGTATATTATGTGCATGTTGTTCAACCTCTTGTCCGTCGTTTTGGTGGAACCCTGACAAGTTCATCGGCCCAGCAGGTTTATTACACGCCTACCGCTTCTTAATCGATAGCCGTGATACTGCTACTGAAGAGCGTTTAGATGGGTTACAAGATGCATACAGCGTATTCCGTTGTCATGGCATCATGAACTGTGTTGACGTTTGTCCGAAAGGATTAAACCCAACTAAAGCTATCGGCCATATCAAGTCGATGCTATTAAAAAGAGCGGTTTAA
- a CDS encoding SufS family cysteine desulfurase has translation MSQLQNFRDQFPLLEQQVNGKPLIYFDNGATTQKPSSVIAASGQFYQSQNANVHRASHAISTRATQAFEETRRQVQAFIGAQYSHEVIWTSGTTHAINLIAQCWALENLTAGDEIIISVAEHHANIVPWQVVAEQTGARLVAVGLTDKGIVDLADFETCLTHRTKLVAVNHIANVTGMINPIEAIIARAKEVGAKTLIDGAQAIAHLPINVTELDCDFYVFSAHKMYGPTGLGVLYAKQALLMQMKPYQYGGEMIKTVSLKTGTVFNELPFKFEAGTPNIVGVVAFAKAIELIKDNFDFIHQQDAALSQYLFDKLTDTDGVELVFSRQADIPLYAFVVNNHHNQDVSSYLDSQGIAIRAGHHCAMPLMESLHMNGCLRVSLAPYNTMAEIDIFIDKLTVFIKGETDSCLDTGSGNELATSIRSESMEMNEIIERFTQAKSWDQKHREIMLLGKSFERMDKTLRSAQSLISGCESQAWLVAIKQGETFYFYADSDAKIVRGLLRITLAAYQHKTAAQIQAFDINAYFEKLGLLSHLSPSRGNGLLAIVEKIKALALS, from the coding sequence ATGAGCCAATTACAAAACTTTAGAGATCAATTTCCGTTGCTTGAGCAACAGGTTAACGGTAAGCCACTTATTTATTTTGATAATGGTGCTACAACGCAAAAGCCATCATCAGTTATTGCGGCTAGTGGTCAGTTTTATCAAAGTCAAAATGCCAATGTTCATCGGGCCTCGCATGCTATCAGTACCAGAGCTACACAAGCGTTTGAGGAGACGCGTAGGCAGGTACAAGCGTTTATTGGCGCGCAATACTCTCATGAAGTTATTTGGACCTCAGGGACTACCCATGCAATCAATTTAATCGCTCAGTGTTGGGCGCTTGAAAACTTGACTGCAGGCGATGAGATAATTATTTCAGTCGCAGAGCATCACGCCAATATCGTGCCATGGCAAGTCGTCGCTGAGCAAACAGGTGCAAGGCTTGTTGCCGTTGGCTTAACGGATAAAGGTATTGTCGATTTAGCTGACTTTGAAACATGCCTAACTCATCGTACTAAGCTCGTTGCTGTTAATCACATTGCAAACGTTACAGGTATGATAAACCCAATCGAAGCTATTATTGCACGGGCTAAAGAAGTCGGTGCCAAAACACTGATTGATGGCGCTCAAGCGATTGCTCATTTGCCAATTAACGTTACTGAGCTTGATTGCGATTTTTATGTTTTCTCGGCGCATAAAATGTATGGTCCCACTGGTCTAGGTGTGCTCTATGCAAAGCAAGCGCTACTCATGCAAATGAAACCCTACCAATATGGTGGTGAGATGATCAAAACTGTTAGCTTAAAAACAGGCACAGTGTTTAATGAGCTACCGTTTAAGTTTGAAGCGGGTACGCCCAATATTGTTGGCGTGGTTGCCTTTGCTAAGGCGATAGAGCTAATCAAAGACAACTTTGATTTTATTCATCAGCAAGATGCCGCGTTAAGCCAATATTTATTTGATAAACTCACAGACACTGACGGCGTTGAATTGGTATTTAGTAGACAGGCTGATATACCCCTTTATGCCTTTGTGGTGAATAACCATCACAACCAAGATGTAAGTAGCTATTTGGATAGTCAAGGTATTGCCATAAGGGCAGGGCATCACTGTGCAATGCCGCTGATGGAATCCTTGCATATGAATGGTTGTTTAAGAGTCTCGCTTGCACCTTATAACACGATGGCTGAAATCGATATTTTTATTGATAAATTAACAGTGTTTATCAAAGGCGAAACAGACAGTTGCCTAGATACCGGTTCAGGCAATGAGTTAGCAACAAGCATTCGATCTGAATCAATGGAAATGAACGAGATCATCGAGCGCTTCACTCAGGCAAAAAGTTGGGATCAAAAGCATCGAGAAATTATGCTATTAGGAAAGTCGTTTGAGCGTATGGATAAAACATTAAGAAGCGCTCAGTCACTAATTTCTGGCTGTGAAAGCCAAGCTTGGCTCGTGGCGATAAAGCAAGGAGAAACGTTTTACTTTTATGCCGATAGTGATGCCAAGATCGTTCGTGGATTACTGCGGATAACGCTAGCCGCTTATCAACACAAAACTGCCGCACAGATTCAAGCCTTCGACATCAATGCATATTTTGAAAAGTTAGGGTTATTGAGTCATTTAAGCCCATCACGAGGCAATGGGCTATTGGCGATTGTTGAAAAAATTAAAGCGTTAGCGCTTTCTTGA
- a CDS encoding citrate synthase produces MADSKASLSIDGKVIAELPILSGTAGQDVIDIRTLGGAGYFTYDPGFLATASCESAITYIDGGNGVLQHRGYPIASLAKEADFLEVCYLLLNGNAPTKAEYDDFKSIITKHTMVHEKLAHFFQGFLPDAHPMAMLCGVVGALSSFYHSDLDIDKPDQRMRSAHRLIAKMPTIAAMAYKYSIGQPFVYPRNDLTYAENFLHMMFSVPAEEYNVSPVAARAMDRIFTLHADHEQNASTSTVRLAGSSGANPYACIAAGVASLWGPAHGGANEACLNMLEEIGDVSRVDEFVAKAKDKSDPFRLMGFGHRVYKNFDPRATVMRETCHEVLADLGVTDPLLDVAMALEKVALEDPYFIEKKLYPNVDFYSGIILKALGIPTSMFTVIFAMSRTVGWISHWDEMLSQPGQKIGRPRQLYTGEIDREFTPLKDR; encoded by the coding sequence ATGGCTGACTCTAAAGCCTCTCTAAGTATTGACGGTAAAGTGATCGCTGAACTACCAATTTTATCAGGTACAGCGGGTCAAGACGTTATTGATATCCGTACACTTGGTGGTGCTGGTTATTTCACATATGACCCAGGTTTCTTAGCAACTGCATCTTGTGAATCAGCAATCACTTACATCGATGGCGGCAATGGTGTTTTACAGCATCGTGGTTACCCTATCGCTAGCTTAGCGAAAGAAGCTGACTTTCTTGAAGTTTGCTACTTATTATTAAACGGTAATGCGCCAACTAAAGCAGAATACGACGACTTCAAATCGATTATTACCAAGCACACCATGGTGCACGAAAAGCTCGCACATTTCTTCCAAGGTTTCTTACCTGATGCTCACCCAATGGCAATGCTTTGTGGTGTGGTTGGTGCGTTATCATCGTTCTACCACAGTGATTTAGACATCGATAAGCCAGACCAACGCATGCGCAGTGCCCACCGCTTAATTGCGAAAATGCCGACTATTGCTGCAATGGCATACAAGTACAGTATTGGCCAACCATTCGTTTACCCACGCAACGACTTAACTTACGCTGAAAACTTCTTGCACATGATGTTCTCTGTGCCTGCAGAGGAATACAATGTAAGCCCAGTAGCTGCGCGCGCAATGGACCGTATCTTTACACTTCACGCGGATCACGAGCAAAACGCTTCTACATCAACAGTGCGTTTAGCTGGTTCATCAGGTGCTAACCCATACGCTTGTATTGCAGCGGGTGTTGCATCTTTATGGGGCCCCGCTCACGGCGGTGCTAATGAAGCATGTTTAAACATGTTAGAAGAAATTGGTGATGTATCTCGCGTTGATGAGTTCGTTGCAAAAGCAAAAGACAAGTCTGATCCATTCCGCTTAATGGGCTTTGGTCACCGTGTCTACAAAAACTTCGACCCACGTGCAACAGTAATGCGTGAAACGTGTCATGAAGTTTTAGCTGATTTAGGTGTGACTGATCCACTACTTGACGTCGCTATGGCATTAGAAAAAGTTGCTTTAGAAGATCCGTACTTCATCGAGAAGAAACTATACCCGAATGTAGACTTCTACTCAGGTATTATTTTGAAAGCGTTAGGCATTCCTACAAGCATGTTTACCGTTATCTTCGCGATGTCTCGCACGGTTGGTTGGATTTCACACTGGGATGAGATGTTATCTCAACCAGGTCAGAAAATTGGCCGTCCTCGCCAACTATACACAGGTGAGATTGACCGCGAATTTACGCCGTTAAAAGACAGATAA
- the tcdA gene encoding tRNA cyclic N6-threonylcarbamoyladenosine(37) synthase TcdA, protein MTDYQLRFGGIERLYGKQGANVIKAAHICVIGIGGVGSWVAEALARSGVNQITLIDLDDICTTNTNRQIHAMSSTVGESKVEIMANRVKDINPDCIVNEIEDFITEENLYQHIDERYDYLVDAIDSVKIKTAIIARAKRIKLPIVTIGGAGGQIDPTQIKVDDLSRTYQDPLLAKVRNQLRRDYNFPKNTKRKFRIDAIYSTEQLVYPTDDGEVCHAKQSNDGAMRLDCSGGFGAITHVTASFAFFATSVVLKKLIKKALTL, encoded by the coding sequence ATGACTGACTATCAATTGCGTTTTGGCGGTATTGAACGACTTTATGGCAAGCAAGGCGCTAATGTAATAAAAGCGGCACATATCTGTGTTATCGGGATTGGCGGCGTCGGTTCATGGGTTGCTGAAGCTCTAGCACGCAGTGGTGTTAATCAAATAACGTTAATTGACCTAGACGATATTTGTACCACCAACACTAATCGTCAAATTCACGCCATGAGCTCAACGGTTGGTGAGAGCAAAGTTGAAATCATGGCGAATAGAGTCAAAGACATTAACCCTGATTGTATCGTCAATGAAATTGAAGATTTTATTACTGAGGAAAATCTCTATCAACATATCGATGAACGCTACGATTATCTCGTCGATGCTATTGACTCGGTCAAAATTAAAACAGCAATTATCGCCCGAGCCAAACGCATTAAGTTGCCGATAGTCACCATTGGCGGTGCCGGTGGACAAATTGATCCGACACAAATAAAAGTTGACGACTTGAGTCGGACCTATCAAGATCCGTTATTAGCAAAGGTGCGAAACCAATTGCGCCGAGATTATAATTTCCCTAAAAATACTAAACGCAAATTTCGGATAGATGCTATCTATTCAACTGAGCAGTTAGTTTATCCTACTGACGATGGTGAAGTTTGCCATGCAAAACAGTCAAACGACGGTGCGATGCGCCTAGATTGCAGTGGCGGCTTTGGCGCCATCACCCATGTGACGGCTAGTTTTGCTTTTTTTGCAACCTCTGTAGTCTTGAAAAAACTGATCAAGAAAGCGCTAACGCTTTAA
- the sdhD gene encoding succinate dehydrogenase, hydrophobic membrane anchor protein, with translation MVSNAATVGRSGVHDFILLRASAVILAAYSLFLAYFFLTTPDVTYDIWTGLFSGLGVKVFTILALFAVLIHAWIGIWQVLSDYVKPAFIRGALQFIFSVTLVAYFVAGLITVWGV, from the coding sequence ATGGTAAGCAATGCTGCAACTGTAGGCCGTAGTGGCGTACATGACTTTATTTTATTAAGAGCGAGTGCTGTAATTCTCGCTGCTTATTCGCTATTTTTAGCGTACTTTTTCTTGACCACTCCAGACGTTACGTATGACATTTGGACGGGCTTGTTTTCAGGCTTGGGTGTTAAAGTATTTACTATTCTTGCCTTATTCGCGGTGCTAATCCACGCGTGGATTGGTATTTGGCAAGTATTGTCAGATTACGTAAAACCTGCGTTTATTCGCGGTGCTTTACAATTTATTTTTTCAGTAACCTTAGTAGCGTACTTCGTTGCAGGTTTAATCACTGTGTGGGGTGTGTAA
- a CDS encoding 2-oxoglutarate dehydrogenase E1 component, which produces MPEGAMKAWLESSHLSGSNAAYIEELYESFLDNSQSVPAQWREIFENLPKIEGADVEYKHSEIRDEFKELAKQPARVVVSGGSDGKQVKVLQLINAYRFRGHQNANLDPLGIWQRDRVRDLQLSHHDLSKNDFDKEFNVGSYADGDETMKLGDLYKSLRKTYCGSIGAEYMHMTSTEEKRWIQSRLESVQSQAQLSTAEKEEILKGLIAADGLEKYLGAKFPGAKRFSLEGGDALIPMLKELITRAGTHGTKEVVMGMAHRGRLNVLVNVLGKNPSKLFDEFAGKHDDLVGSGDVKYHMGYSSDFVTPGGNVHLALAFNPSHLEIVNPVVMGSVRARQDRRDCDNGDLVLPITIHGDSAIAGQGVVQETFNMSQARAFKVGGSIRIVVNNQVGFTTSKAEDTRSGEYCTEIAKMVQAPIFHVNGDDPEAVVLATQIALDFRNKFKRDVVIDLVCYRRHGHNEADEPNATQPLMYQKVKKHPTPRQLYANKLDAEGTIRLEKANEMAEYYRKLLDEGQCTVEQWRPMTEHSVDWTPYIGHDWDDKYDAAIDLDKLKALANSISSYPESHPVHSRVKKIYDDRKKMAKGEKLLDWGFAESLAYAAIVDAGNRVRITGQDAGRGTFFHRHAVLHNQKDASTYLPLQNVREGQGPFEVHDSVLSEVSVLAFEYGYTTAEPKGLTIWEAQFGDFANCAQVVFDQFISSGEQKWGRLCGLTMLLPHGYEGQGPEHSSARLERFLQLCADHNMQVCVPSTPAQVFNMLRRQVVRPMRRPLIVMSPKSLLRHPLAVSSLEELAQGEYKNVIGEIDDINPKDVERVVMCSGKVYYELLEQRRKQELNNIAIVRVEQLYPFPEAELQKVLEPYQHVKQFVWCQEEPQNQGAWYCSQHHFRAIIPEGTYLTYAGRKASAAPAVGYMSVHVKEQQALVAQALTVE; this is translated from the coding sequence ATGCCCGAAGGTGCAATGAAGGCTTGGTTAGAGTCTTCCCATTTAAGCGGCTCAAATGCTGCGTATATTGAAGAACTGTACGAATCATTTTTAGATAACTCACAATCTGTGCCTGCACAGTGGCGTGAAATATTTGAAAACCTACCAAAAATTGAGGGTGCTGATGTTGAATACAAGCACTCTGAAATTCGTGACGAATTTAAAGAACTCGCTAAACAGCCCGCTCGCGTTGTGGTATCAGGCGGTTCAGACGGCAAGCAAGTTAAGGTTTTACAGCTGATCAATGCTTACCGTTTTCGCGGTCATCAAAATGCCAACTTAGATCCATTAGGGATTTGGCAGCGCGATCGCGTTAGAGATCTCCAATTATCTCATCACGACTTGTCTAAAAACGATTTCGATAAAGAATTTAACGTTGGCTCATATGCTGATGGCGATGAGACAATGAAGCTTGGTGACTTATATAAATCACTGCGCAAAACCTACTGTGGTTCTATTGGTGCAGAATATATGCACATGACGTCAACAGAGGAAAAGCGCTGGATTCAATCGCGCTTAGAATCTGTTCAATCACAAGCACAATTATCGACGGCTGAAAAAGAAGAAATTCTCAAAGGCCTAATTGCTGCCGATGGCTTAGAAAAGTACCTAGGTGCCAAGTTCCCTGGTGCAAAGCGTTTCTCACTTGAAGGTGGTGATGCGTTAATTCCAATGCTGAAGGAATTAATTACTCGTGCTGGTACCCATGGCACCAAAGAAGTGGTTATGGGCATGGCCCACCGTGGTCGTTTAAATGTATTAGTTAACGTACTAGGTAAAAACCCATCTAAGTTGTTTGACGAATTCGCTGGTAAGCACGACGATTTAGTCGGCTCTGGTGATGTTAAATATCACATGGGTTACTCTTCAGACTTTGTTACACCTGGTGGTAATGTTCACTTAGCGCTAGCCTTTAACCCTTCTCACTTAGAGATTGTTAACCCTGTGGTTATGGGGTCAGTACGCGCTCGTCAAGATCGTCGTGATTGTGACAATGGTGACCTAGTACTACCTATTACCATTCACGGTGATTCAGCAATTGCCGGTCAAGGTGTTGTCCAAGAAACTTTTAACATGTCGCAAGCGCGCGCGTTCAAAGTTGGTGGTTCGATTCGCATCGTGGTCAATAACCAAGTGGGCTTCACAACTTCTAAAGCTGAAGATACACGTAGTGGTGAGTACTGTACTGAAATAGCTAAGATGGTTCAGGCACCAATTTTCCACGTCAATGGTGATGATCCAGAAGCGGTTGTGTTAGCTACACAAATCGCCTTAGATTTCCGCAATAAATTTAAGCGCGATGTCGTTATTGATTTAGTGTGTTACCGTCGCCACGGCCACAACGAAGCCGATGAGCCAAATGCTACGCAACCTTTGATGTACCAAAAGGTGAAAAAGCATCCTACACCGCGTCAGTTATATGCTAACAAGCTAGATGCAGAAGGGACTATTCGCTTAGAAAAAGCCAATGAAATGGCTGAGTACTACCGTAAACTATTAGACGAAGGTCAATGTACTGTTGAACAATGGCGCCCAATGACTGAGCACTCAGTGGATTGGACACCTTACATTGGTCACGACTGGGATGATAAATACGATGCTGCAATTGACTTAGACAAGTTAAAAGCGTTAGCCAATAGTATTTCAAGCTACCCAGAGTCGCACCCAGTACACTCTCGCGTTAAGAAAATTTACGACGATCGCAAGAAAATGGCCAAAGGTGAGAAATTACTCGACTGGGGCTTTGCTGAAAGCTTAGCTTATGCGGCTATCGTTGATGCTGGTAATCGCGTGCGCATTACTGGTCAAGATGCCGGTCGTGGTACTTTCTTCCACCGTCATGCGGTATTGCACAATCAAAAAGATGCGTCGACCTATTTACCACTACAAAACGTGCGTGAAGGCCAAGGACCATTTGAAGTCCACGACTCTGTACTTTCTGAGGTTTCAGTACTGGCCTTTGAATATGGTTACACAACTGCTGAACCTAAAGGCTTAACCATTTGGGAAGCACAGTTTGGTGACTTTGCTAACTGTGCCCAGGTAGTCTTTGACCAATTTATTTCATCAGGTGAGCAAAAGTGGGGTCGTTTATGTGGCTTAACTATGCTGTTACCGCACGGTTACGAAGGTCAAGGCCCAGAGCACTCTTCAGCCCGTTTAGAGCGCTTCTTGCAGCTTTGTGCTGATCACAACATGCAAGTATGTGTGCCATCTACACCTGCGCAAGTATTCAACATGTTACGCCGTCAAGTGGTTCGTCCAATGCGTCGTCCATTGATTGTGATGTCACCAAAATCATTGTTGCGTCATCCATTAGCTGTTTCTTCACTAGAAGAATTAGCGCAAGGTGAATACAAAAATGTTATTGGTGAGATTGATGATATCAATCCAAAAGATGTTGAACGCGTTGTTATGTGTTCGGGTAAAGTTTACTACGAACTATTAGAGCAACGTCGCAAGCAAGAATTAAACAACATTGCCATCGTTCGCGTTGAGCAATTATACCCATTCCCAGAAGCAGAATTGCAGAAGGTGTTAGAGCCATATCAGCACGTTAAGCAATTTGTTTGGTGTCAGGAAGAGCCGCAGAACCAAGGTGCTTGGTATTGTTCACAGCATCATTTCCGCGCGATCATCCCTGAAGGTACGTATTTGACTTATGCCGGTCGTAAGGCTTCAGCAGCACCCGCTGTAGGTTATATGTCAGTTCATGTTAAAGAACAACAGGCGCTAGTAGCTCAAGCGCTAACTGTTGAATAA
- the sdhA gene encoding succinate dehydrogenase flavoprotein subunit: MSVPVREFDAIVIGAGGAGMRAALAISESGKSCALISKVFPTRSHTVSAQGGITVALGNAHDDNWEFHMYDTVKGSDYIGDQDAIEYMCKTGPEAIIEMENMGLPFSRFENGKVYQRPFGGQSKNFGGEQAARTAAAADRTGHALLHCLYQQNVKNKTNVFSEWYALDLVKNEDGHVVGATAIDIESGEVCYFKARATVLATGGAGRIFASTTNAHINTGDGVGMSLRAGVQMQDMEMWQFHPTGIAGAGTLVTEGCRGEGGYLLNKDGERFMERYAPNAKDLAGRDVVARSMMTEIREGRGCDHPQYGPHIKLKLDHLGRETLMQRLPGVCELSETFAHVHPADEPIPVIPTCHYQMGGVPCNVNGQAIHFDPATGKDTIIEGLFAVGEIANVSVHGANRLGGNSLLDLVVFGRAAGNFLGEYLAGTQNGKDASESDLEAALARYNRWESSTGGEDPVQIKKDLQQCMQMNFSVFREGKAMAEGMKELTEIRERLKNAHLKDKSREFNTERIECLELDNLMETAFSTAKAANYRTESRGAHSREDFLDRDDENWLCHTIYTPETEEMSKRDVNMKPVHREAFPPKVRTY; the protein is encoded by the coding sequence GTGAGCGTTCCAGTTCGTGAATTTGACGCCATTGTAATTGGCGCAGGCGGCGCGGGTATGCGCGCTGCATTAGCAATTTCTGAATCAGGCAAATCTTGTGCACTGATTTCTAAAGTATTCCCAACGCGTTCGCATACGGTATCTGCCCAAGGTGGTATTACCGTAGCACTTGGTAACGCCCATGATGATAACTGGGAATTCCATATGTACGATACCGTTAAAGGTTCTGATTACATTGGTGATCAGGATGCAATTGAGTACATGTGTAAAACAGGTCCTGAGGCCATTATCGAAATGGAGAACATGGGGTTACCATTCTCTCGTTTCGAAAACGGTAAAGTATACCAACGTCCATTCGGTGGTCAGTCTAAAAACTTCGGTGGTGAGCAAGCTGCTCGTACTGCTGCGGCTGCTGACCGAACAGGTCACGCGTTGTTACACTGTCTATACCAACAAAACGTTAAAAATAAAACTAACGTTTTCTCTGAGTGGTACGCATTAGACTTAGTGAAAAACGAAGACGGTCACGTTGTTGGTGCTACTGCGATTGACATCGAGTCAGGTGAAGTCTGTTACTTTAAAGCTCGTGCTACGGTTTTAGCAACAGGTGGTGCCGGCCGTATCTTCGCATCAACCACTAATGCTCACATCAATACAGGTGATGGCGTCGGTATGTCACTGCGTGCTGGTGTTCAAATGCAAGATATGGAAATGTGGCAGTTCCACCCAACAGGTATTGCGGGTGCTGGTACATTAGTAACAGAGGGCTGTCGTGGTGAAGGTGGTTACCTACTAAACAAAGATGGCGAACGTTTCATGGAGCGTTACGCACCAAATGCTAAAGACTTGGCTGGTCGTGATGTTGTTGCTCGTTCAATGATGACTGAAATCCGCGAAGGTCGTGGCTGTGACCATCCTCAATACGGACCTCACATCAAGTTAAAATTAGACCACTTAGGTCGCGAAACACTAATGCAGCGTTTACCAGGGGTATGTGAGTTATCAGAAACATTCGCACACGTTCACCCTGCAGACGAGCCGATTCCAGTAATTCCTACGTGTCACTACCAAATGGGTGGTGTACCTTGTAACGTCAATGGTCAAGCGATCCACTTTGACCCTGCAACGGGCAAAGACACTATCATTGAAGGTTTATTCGCCGTAGGTGAAATTGCTAACGTGTCTGTTCACGGCGCAAACCGCTTAGGTGGTAACTCATTACTTGACTTAGTTGTTTTTGGTCGTGCGGCAGGTAATTTCTTAGGTGAATACTTAGCGGGTACGCAAAACGGTAAAGATGCGTCTGAATCAGATTTAGAGGCTGCATTAGCTCGCTACAACCGTTGGGAATCATCAACTGGTGGTGAAGACCCAGTTCAAATCAAGAAAGACTTACAACAGTGTATGCAGATGAACTTCTCGGTATTCCGTGAAGGTAAAGCGATGGCTGAAGGCATGAAAGAATTAACTGAAATTCGTGAGCGCCTGAAAAATGCACACCTAAAAGATAAGTCTCGTGAATTCAACACTGAGCGTATTGAGTGTCTTGAATTAGACAACTTAATGGAAACTGCTTTTAGTACAGCAAAAGCTGCTAACTATCGTACTGAGTCTCGCGGTGCACACTCACGTGAAGACTTCTTAGACCGTGATGATGAAAACTGGTTATGTCACACAATTTACACACCTGAAACAGAAGAAATGTCTAAGCGTGATGTAAACATGAAACCCGTTCATCGTGAAGCTTTCCCACCGAAAGTAAGAACGTACTAA
- the sdhC gene encoding succinate dehydrogenase, cytochrome b556 subunit, with the protein MKKQRPVNLDLTTIKMHPAANASILHRISGVIMVFAVGILLCLLSLSLSSAEGFAEVEAMLDGLFFKLIILGIVSAIIYHFLAGVRHLMMDLGHFEEKVSGNTSAKVVIALWIILTIFAGVKLW; encoded by the coding sequence GTGAAAAAACAACGTCCTGTAAACCTAGATTTAACTACTATCAAAATGCATCCTGCCGCTAATGCATCAATTTTACACCGTATTTCTGGTGTTATCATGGTGTTTGCCGTAGGCATTTTGTTATGTCTTTTATCTCTGTCATTATCATCTGCCGAAGGATTCGCTGAAGTTGAAGCTATGCTCGATGGCTTGTTCTTTAAGTTAATTATCTTAGGCATCGTATCAGCAATTATTTACCACTTCTTAGCGGGTGTGCGTCACTTGATGATGGACTTAGGCCACTTTGAAGAGAAAGTTTCTGGTAATACAAGTGCTAAAGTGGTTATCGCCCTTTGGATTATCTTAACAATTTTCGCTGGAGTTAAGTTATGGTAA